A genomic segment from Anaeromyxobacter sp. encodes:
- a CDS encoding triose-phosphate isomerase codes for MARQKFVCGNWKMHKTVAEATALARELAEGLAGESRVQVAVAPTFTSLGPVAAALRGTPVEVAAQDVHWEVQGAFTGEVSAAMLADVGVRHGIVGHSERRQFFGETDESVRKKVGALLAAGLAPIVCVGELLAEREAGRTLEVVGRQVRGGLAGLGAEALGSLTLAYEPVWAIGTGKTATTAQAQEVHAAIRAILRELGGPVAEAIRIQYGGSVKPENAAELLSQPDVDGALVGGASLKAKDFIAIVKGALR; via the coding sequence GTGGCCCGTCAGAAGTTCGTCTGCGGCAACTGGAAGATGCACAAGACGGTGGCCGAGGCCACCGCCCTGGCGAGGGAGCTGGCCGAGGGGCTGGCCGGGGAGAGCCGCGTCCAGGTCGCGGTGGCGCCCACCTTCACCTCGCTGGGCCCGGTGGCGGCCGCGCTGCGCGGCACCCCCGTCGAGGTGGCGGCCCAGGACGTCCACTGGGAGGTCCAGGGGGCCTTCACCGGCGAGGTGTCGGCGGCCATGCTGGCCGACGTCGGCGTCCGGCACGGCATCGTGGGGCACAGCGAGCGGCGCCAGTTCTTCGGCGAGACCGACGAGTCGGTGCGCAAGAAGGTGGGCGCCCTGCTGGCGGCCGGCCTCGCGCCCATCGTCTGCGTCGGCGAGCTGCTGGCCGAGCGCGAGGCGGGCCGCACGCTGGAGGTGGTCGGCCGCCAGGTGCGCGGCGGCCTGGCCGGCCTGGGCGCCGAGGCGCTGGGCTCGCTCACGCTGGCCTACGAGCCGGTCTGGGCCATCGGCACCGGCAAGACCGCCACCACCGCCCAGGCGCAGGAGGTCCACGCGGCCATCCGCGCCATCCTGCGGGAGCTCGGCGGGCCGGTGGCCGAGGCCATCCGCATCCAGTACGGCGGCTCGGTGAAGCCCGAGAACGCCGCAGAGCTGCTCTCCCAGCCCGACGTCGACGGCGCGCTCGTCGGCGGGGCCAGCCTCAAGGCGAAGGACTTCATCGCCATCGTGAAAGGTGCACTCCGTTGA
- a CDS encoding TIGR02266 family protein produces MAESPQREPRVATELRVRLSSGQGLALAERSTVDLSRGGVFVRTLEPQTPGTQLQLDLSLPGGYGAIRARGEVIWTTPPSAPGEPPRSPGMGVRFLAMDPASRATLDRFVGQLGGAPVSDEPPRPAGEDIQGEDVFLGFDSELDLDAAPPPPPVAPAVGPLAPVVAVAPSAPTAPALVRPRSQRMVGIDLGTTNSCVAVARNGRAQVLTSRLGHRTIPSVVAFDPHGRFLVGHAAKAQMVVNPRHTVYGSKRLVGRPFHSPTVQACRDRFHYDIVEGAGGVAAVRFAGREFSLQQVAALILTDLRDTASLALGEVVERAVVTVPAYYNDHQRNAVREAGLLAGLVVERIVNEPTAAALAFGYGKGLDERVLVYDLGGGTFDASVLEIQGDVYEVVSTGGDTFLGGVDFDAQLLDHLAWAFMQQHGVALPDDRVVWQRLRDAAEDLKVTLSEQERAVARVPFLFRSADGRDLALEVEVTRAELEELTGRLVERSLETCREVLSARGLGPQDVQEVLLVGGQSRMPLVWQGVHRLFGREPSRGVHPDEAVAIGAALLADSAGRVDSVVLIDALAMGIGVGLPGGRLAPVLPRNTRLPARKTYELATTHDGQTELELQVFQGDSARVTDCEFLGTVRVAGLPPAPRGTHRVAVEFAMGHEGILSITSQNLTTGAVAATELATRDTPEAARAKLGVSGPAEAPRGSRPIEPVHKAGKPGFLARLFGWRR; encoded by the coding sequence ATGGCCGAGTCGCCCCAGCGTGAGCCGCGCGTCGCCACCGAGCTGCGCGTCCGCCTCTCCTCGGGGCAGGGGCTGGCCCTGGCGGAGCGCTCCACGGTGGACCTCTCGCGGGGCGGGGTCTTCGTGCGGACGCTGGAGCCGCAGACCCCGGGCACCCAGCTGCAGCTCGACCTCTCCCTGCCGGGCGGGTACGGCGCCATCCGCGCGCGCGGCGAGGTGATCTGGACCACGCCCCCGTCGGCTCCCGGCGAGCCGCCGCGGTCGCCCGGCATGGGGGTCCGGTTCCTGGCGATGGATCCGGCCAGCCGCGCCACCCTGGACCGCTTCGTGGGCCAGCTGGGCGGGGCGCCGGTGAGCGACGAGCCGCCCCGGCCGGCCGGCGAGGATATCCAGGGCGAGGACGTCTTCCTGGGCTTCGACAGCGAGCTCGACCTGGACGCGGCGCCGCCGCCCCCGCCCGTCGCCCCCGCCGTCGGCCCCCTGGCCCCCGTCGTCGCCGTGGCCCCGTCGGCCCCCACCGCCCCGGCGCTGGTGCGCCCCCGCTCGCAGCGCATGGTGGGCATCGACCTGGGCACCACCAACTCCTGCGTGGCGGTGGCCCGCAACGGCCGGGCCCAGGTGCTCACCTCGCGGCTGGGCCACCGCACCATCCCCTCGGTGGTGGCCTTCGACCCGCACGGCCGCTTCCTGGTGGGCCACGCGGCCAAGGCGCAGATGGTGGTCAACCCGCGCCACACCGTCTACGGGTCCAAGCGGCTGGTGGGGCGGCCCTTCCACAGCCCCACCGTGCAGGCCTGCCGCGATCGCTTCCACTACGACATCGTGGAGGGCGCCGGCGGGGTGGCGGCGGTGCGCTTCGCCGGGCGCGAGTTCTCGCTGCAGCAGGTGGCGGCCCTGATCCTCACCGACCTGCGCGACACCGCCAGCCTGGCGCTCGGCGAGGTGGTGGAGCGGGCGGTGGTGACCGTGCCGGCCTACTACAACGACCACCAGCGCAACGCCGTCCGCGAGGCCGGCCTGCTGGCCGGCCTGGTCGTCGAGCGCATCGTCAACGAGCCCACCGCGGCGGCGCTGGCCTTCGGCTACGGCAAGGGGCTCGACGAGCGGGTGCTGGTCTACGACCTGGGCGGCGGCACCTTCGACGCCTCGGTGCTGGAGATCCAGGGCGACGTCTACGAGGTGGTCTCCACCGGGGGCGACACCTTCCTGGGCGGGGTGGACTTCGACGCCCAGCTGCTCGACCACCTGGCCTGGGCCTTCATGCAGCAGCACGGCGTGGCGCTCCCGGATGACCGGGTGGTCTGGCAGCGGCTGCGCGACGCGGCCGAGGACCTCAAGGTGACGCTCTCGGAGCAGGAGCGGGCGGTGGCGCGGGTGCCGTTCCTGTTCCGCTCGGCCGACGGGAGGGACCTGGCGCTGGAGGTGGAGGTCACCCGCGCCGAGCTGGAGGAGCTGACCGGCCGGCTGGTGGAGCGCAGCCTGGAGACCTGCCGCGAGGTGCTGTCGGCGCGCGGGCTCGGGCCCCAGGACGTGCAGGAGGTCCTCCTGGTGGGCGGGCAGAGCCGCATGCCGCTGGTCTGGCAGGGGGTGCACCGGCTCTTCGGCCGCGAGCCGTCTCGCGGGGTCCACCCCGACGAGGCGGTGGCCATCGGCGCGGCGCTGCTGGCGGACTCGGCCGGGCGGGTCGACTCGGTGGTGCTCATCGACGCCCTGGCCATGGGGATCGGCGTGGGGCTGCCGGGCGGGCGCCTGGCGCCGGTGCTGCCGCGCAACACCCGCCTGCCGGCCCGCAAGACCTACGAGCTCGCCACCACCCACGACGGCCAGACCGAGCTCGAGCTGCAGGTGTTCCAGGGTGACTCGGCCCGGGTGACCGACTGCGAGTTCCTGGGCACGGTGCGGGTGGCCGGCCTCCCGCCGGCGCCTCGCGGGACCCACCGGGTGGCGGTGGAGTTCGCCATGGGACACGAGGGGATCCTCTCGATCACCAGCCAGAACCTCACCACCGGCGCGGTGGCCGCCACCGAGCTGGCCACCCGGGACACGCCCGAGGCCGCACGGGCCAAGCTCGGCGTGAGCGGACCGGCCGAGGCGCCCCGCGGCTCCCGGCCCATCGAGCCGGTGCACAAGGCAGGCAAGCCGGGCTTCCTGGCCCGGCTCTTCGGGTGGCGCCGGTGA
- the secG gene encoding preprotein translocase subunit SecG has translation MITLVTILHVFVCIFLILVILLQAGKGGGMGAGLGGAGSQTVFGGRGAQTFLGKVTSVSAGIFMLTSLTLAYNSSHSQSVVDAHQPEAPAVPLQQGTPFAPPAPGQAAPASTPPAPAPAPAK, from the coding sequence TTGATCACGCTCGTCACCATCCTCCACGTCTTCGTCTGCATCTTCCTGATCCTCGTCATCCTGCTGCAGGCCGGCAAGGGTGGCGGCATGGGCGCCGGCCTCGGCGGGGCCGGCTCGCAGACCGTCTTCGGCGGCCGCGGCGCCCAGACCTTCCTGGGCAAGGTCACCAGCGTGAGCGCCGGCATCTTCATGCTCACCTCGCTGACGCTGGCCTACAACTCGTCGCACTCCCAGTCGGTGGTGGACGCCCACCAGCCGGAGGCGCCGGCGGTGCCGCTCCAGCAGGGCACGCCGTTCGCGCCGCCCGCCCCGGGCCAGGCCGCGCCGGCCTCCACGCCCCCGGCGCCGGCGCCCGCGCCCGCGAAGTAG